The following are from one region of the Synechococcus sp. CBW1108 genome:
- a CDS encoding IS5 family transposase — translation MYVFQHAGQLSIEEFYTPFGGKLDPNNRWVLLRNLIPWMPLESQYAPQFSAKTGAPAKPFQIAFGALYIQQRLGVTDRETVQLITESPYLQFFIGLSAYQAMPPFDPSMMVHFRKRIGPDLIKICNDMTKANGIAMIKEMLVSAEEDDSEQEEEQQLAAIDEALGVKPATLDPESNWGTLILDATCVPDDIPYPVDLRLLNEAREATEKIIDELFKQLQGKINRKPRCNRDKARNRFLAIIKKKKPKCAEIREVKRFKLNEIRRNLRAIDQMIHCGAMLLELGTQLYRKLLITSELYRKQQEMYDADSRRIDDRIVNLSKPHVRPIVRGKAGRRTEFGAKISISDDNGFVDVDRISWDNYNEANDLIARAKQYKEERGYYPARICADSIYMTLGNKKFCAENNIRLSGRPRKKQVEAEVQTAEQQELFKSDLRKRSVIEGRIGTSKRKYGLDRIMTKLIETSRTVITMAFFVMNAEKVLRLLRLLFSILVSVYILMLYLLASWRRPALLWAA, via the coding sequence ATGTACGTTTTTCAGCACGCAGGTCAGCTATCGATCGAGGAGTTTTACACGCCCTTCGGCGGCAAACTAGATCCTAATAATCGCTGGGTTCTGCTTCGTAACCTGATTCCATGGATGCCGCTGGAAAGCCAGTATGCACCCCAATTCAGTGCCAAGACAGGAGCACCGGCCAAGCCGTTTCAGATAGCGTTCGGTGCGCTGTACATCCAGCAACGCCTGGGAGTGACAGACCGCGAAACAGTTCAGCTGATCACGGAATCACCGTATCTACAATTTTTCATTGGCTTGAGTGCATACCAGGCAATGCCCCCGTTTGATCCATCGATGATGGTGCATTTTCGTAAGCGCATTGGCCCTGATCTGATCAAGATCTGCAATGACATGACCAAGGCCAATGGCATTGCGATGATTAAAGAGATGCTGGTTTCGGCGGAGGAGGATGATAGCGAACAAGAAGAGGAGCAACAGCTTGCTGCCATCGACGAAGCGCTAGGGGTGAAGCCTGCAACGTTGGATCCTGAAAGTAACTGGGGTACTCTGATTCTTGATGCAACCTGCGTGCCTGATGACATTCCCTACCCAGTAGATCTGAGGTTGCTCAACGAAGCGAGAGAGGCCACTGAGAAGATCATCGACGAACTGTTCAAGCAGTTGCAGGGAAAGATCAATCGTAAACCCCGCTGCAACCGGGATAAAGCTCGGAATCGGTTTCTGGCGATCATCAAGAAGAAAAAGCCCAAATGCGCCGAGATCCGTGAGGTCAAGCGCTTTAAGCTCAACGAGATTCGGAGAAACCTCAGAGCAATTGATCAGATGATCCACTGCGGTGCCATGCTTTTGGAGCTTGGAACCCAGCTCTACCGCAAGCTGCTGATCACCAGTGAACTGTACCGGAAGCAGCAGGAGATGTATGACGCTGATAGCCGGCGCATCGACGATCGGATTGTCAATTTGTCAAAACCACACGTGCGGCCGATCGTGAGGGGCAAGGCGGGAAGGCGAACAGAGTTCGGTGCGAAGATCTCAATATCAGATGATAATGGCTTTGTCGATGTGGATCGAATCAGCTGGGACAACTACAATGAAGCCAACGACCTGATCGCACGTGCCAAGCAATACAAGGAAGAGCGAGGGTACTATCCAGCACGAATCTGTGCCGATTCAATCTATATGACATTAGGCAACAAGAAGTTCTGCGCAGAAAATAACATCAGACTCAGTGGCCGTCCACGCAAGAAGCAGGTAGAGGCCGAGGTGCAGACAGCAGAGCAACAAGAGCTTTTTAAATCAGACTTGAGAAAGCGTTCCGTGATCGAGGGAAGAATCGGAACGAGCAAACGGAAATATGGACTGGATCGGATCATGACCAAGCTGATTGAAACATCAAGAACGGTGATCACGATGGCGTTCTTTGTGATGAATGCCGAGAAGGTTCTCAGGCTACTGCGCCTCTTATTCTCTATTCTTGTCTCTGTGTACATCCTGATGCTCTATTTGCTCGCCTCCTGGCGCCGTCCAGCGCTTCTGTGGGCTGCTTAG
- the istA gene encoding IS21 family transposase, which produces MLETLVPMRRDQVMPAPLTSHQRNLFMTKRRGGSSQEAAAAAAGISVRSARRIECNQLQPRANQPRGRTRPDPLVGVWEEELVPLLQRSPALTPITLLEHLQQQKPDVDWIPLQRTLQRRVREWKALHGPAPEVIFPLSYEPGEIAFCDFTQLKGVEVTIAGQVFPHLLFHYRLAWSGWSYAQVVQGGESFAALSEGLQNALAACGGVPGELRTDRLSAACRNRNGSFSSDITRRYHALCSHYSLAYSRNNLGVAHENGRVESPHGHLKRRIEQALLLRGSSDFESLAEYQAFLAAVIDQYNRPRLIRLEQEQAALRPLPRFRFADYDIEQLTVRRTSTIEVRRVVYSVPPRLIDQRLTVRIFHDRLQLLLGRQIACELERRHGGVERHGRAWSIDLEHLIDALRRKPRALLHCSYQRELFPDERWWQLWQQLRNGGDRDAAARLMVEALYVGCRLAGYEPVLVWLEKAHQRQGLSLAALQQRFRLPPHRPHPPQRISQHTLQSYDDLLALHPAAPGGGSRPADPAATAAVGMDPLPLAEHRLAG; this is translated from the coding sequence GTGCTGGAGACCCTGGTGCCGATGCGCAGGGACCAGGTGATGCCGGCACCACTGACAAGCCACCAACGCAATCTGTTCATGACGAAACGACGAGGCGGCAGCAGCCAGGAGGCTGCTGCCGCGGCGGCGGGCATCTCAGTGCGCAGTGCTCGCCGGATTGAATGCAATCAGCTGCAGCCGCGGGCGAACCAGCCCCGTGGCCGCACCCGCCCCGATCCGCTGGTAGGGGTATGGGAGGAGGAGCTGGTGCCGTTGCTGCAGCGCTCACCCGCGCTGACGCCGATCACGCTCCTGGAGCATCTGCAGCAGCAGAAACCTGATGTGGACTGGATTCCGCTACAGCGCACCCTGCAGCGCCGGGTGCGGGAGTGGAAGGCACTGCACGGCCCGGCGCCGGAGGTGATCTTCCCTTTGAGCTATGAGCCTGGCGAAATTGCCTTCTGTGACTTCACCCAGCTCAAGGGGGTGGAGGTGACGATCGCCGGCCAGGTGTTCCCCCATCTGCTGTTCCACTACCGCCTGGCCTGGAGCGGCTGGAGCTATGCGCAGGTGGTCCAGGGCGGCGAGAGTTTTGCAGCCCTCTCCGAGGGTCTGCAGAACGCTCTGGCTGCCTGCGGCGGGGTGCCAGGTGAACTGCGCACCGACCGGTTATCAGCAGCGTGCCGTAACCGCAACGGCAGTTTCAGCTCCGACATCACCCGCCGTTATCACGCCCTCTGCAGCCACTACAGCCTGGCCTACAGCCGCAACAACCTGGGGGTGGCGCATGAGAACGGCCGTGTGGAGAGTCCCCATGGCCATCTCAAGCGGCGGATCGAGCAGGCGTTGCTGCTGCGCGGCAGCAGTGATTTCGAGTCGCTGGCTGAATACCAGGCTTTTCTGGCCGCGGTGATTGACCAGTACAACAGGCCGCGCCTGATCCGGCTGGAGCAGGAGCAGGCGGCGCTGCGGCCACTACCGCGGTTTCGTTTTGCCGACTACGACATTGAACAGCTCACGGTGCGGCGCACCAGCACGATCGAGGTACGCAGAGTCGTGTATTCGGTGCCGCCGCGGCTGATCGACCAGCGGCTGACGGTGCGGATCTTCCACGACCGGCTGCAGCTGCTTCTGGGCCGGCAGATCGCCTGCGAACTGGAGCGGCGCCACGGCGGTGTCGAGCGTCATGGGCGGGCGTGGAGCATCGATCTGGAGCACCTGATCGATGCGCTCAGGCGAAAACCCCGGGCATTGCTGCACTGCAGTTACCAGCGGGAGCTGTTCCCCGATGAGCGCTGGTGGCAGCTGTGGCAGCAGCTGCGCAATGGCGGTGACCGTGACGCCGCCGCCCGATTGATGGTCGAGGCGCTGTATGTGGGCTGCCGCCTGGCGGGCTACGAGCCAGTGCTGGTTTGGCTCGAGAAGGCCCATCAACGGCAGGGGCTGTCGCTGGCGGCGCTGCAGCAACGCTTCCGGCTGCCGCCCCATCGCCCCCACCCGCCGCAACGCATTTCCCAACACACGCTGCAGAGCTATGACGACCTCCTTGCCCTCCATCCCGCGGCCCCAGGCGGCGGAAGCCGCCCTGCCGATCCTGCTGCGACAGCTGCGGTTGGCATGGATCCGCTGCCACTGGCAGAGCATCGCCTCGCAGGCTGA
- the istB gene encoding IS21-like element helper ATPase IstB, whose translation MAWIRCHWQSIASQAEGEGWSPSQFLYALCEQEMEQRQQARQHRLLRAAQLPWSKALADYDHGGRIEAHRWQELEALSRQSEWLQRGENVLLFGPSGVGKTHLAVGIALAQIGLDQACRFYPATSLVQELQKARAEYNLPAALERLDRYPLLLIDDIGYVRRDEQESSVLFELICHRYERRSLLITANQPFTAWDEIFPSSSMTVAAVDRLVHHCHIVEISGDSHRRAQASRRSGSK comes from the coding sequence TTGGCATGGATCCGCTGCCACTGGCAGAGCATCGCCTCGCAGGCTGAGGGCGAGGGCTGGAGCCCCAGTCAGTTTCTCTATGCCCTGTGCGAGCAGGAAATGGAGCAACGCCAGCAGGCCCGCCAGCACCGGCTGCTGCGCGCGGCCCAGCTGCCCTGGAGCAAAGCGCTGGCGGACTACGACCATGGCGGCCGGATCGAGGCGCACCGATGGCAGGAACTGGAGGCCTTGAGCCGCCAGAGCGAGTGGCTGCAGCGGGGCGAGAACGTGCTGCTGTTCGGCCCCAGCGGTGTGGGCAAGACGCACCTGGCGGTCGGCATCGCCTTGGCGCAGATCGGCCTGGATCAGGCCTGCCGCTTCTATCCCGCCACGAGCCTGGTGCAGGAGCTGCAGAAGGCCCGCGCCGAATACAACCTGCCGGCAGCGCTGGAGCGGCTGGATCGCTACCCGCTGCTGCTGATCGATGACATTGGCTATGTGCGGCGGGATGAACAGGAGAGCAGCGTGCTGTTTGAGCTGATCTGCCACCGCTACGAGCGCCGATCGCTGCTGATCACCGCCAATCAGCCGTTCACCGCCTGGGATGAGATCTTCCCCAGCAGCTCAATGACCGTGGCGGCGGTGGACCGGCTGGTGCACCACTGCCACATCGTCGAGATCAGCGGCGACAGCCACCGCCGCGCCCAAGCAAGCCGGCGCAGCGGCAGCAAATAG
- a CDS encoding helix-turn-helix domain-containing protein, with protein sequence MAKQVRLTLAKALAKANLHRAEAGEKAITMNSLAVAAGVAATTITRLARNDHKAASALSLDLAGKIVTVLDCGIEDLLEVVEA encoded by the coding sequence ATGGCAAAGCAAGTTCGTCTGACACTCGCCAAAGCACTCGCCAAGGCAAATCTGCACCGTGCGGAGGCAGGTGAGAAGGCAATCACAATGAACTCGCTGGCAGTGGCGGCAGGCGTGGCAGCGACCACCATCACCCGACTGGCACGGAACGATCACAAGGCGGCATCAGCACTTTCCTTGGATTTGGCGGGGAAGATCGTGACGGTGCTGGATTGTGGGATTGAGGATTTATTGGAAGTTGTAGAGGCGTAG
- a CDS encoding type I restriction enzyme endonuclease domain-containing protein has protein sequence MLREEVQTRFKTNVVKQKRFSELLQASLNKYANRSIEAAQVIEELIAMAKQFRDEAEKVAAMGLSVAEVAFYDALANNQSAHDLMGDKVLMKMARELAEKLRGNLSIDWQYKENVRARLRTTIKALLKRYKYPPDQEAAAIDLVLQQTEMISEEWSKEDLGNKIQAVVADALEKQF, from the coding sequence TTGCTGAGGGAAGAGGTTCAGACCCGCTTCAAGACCAATGTGGTGAAGCAGAAGCGATTTAGTGAACTGCTCCAGGCATCCCTGAACAAATACGCCAACCGTTCGATTGAAGCGGCACAGGTGATTGAGGAACTGATTGCGATGGCAAAGCAGTTCCGTGATGAAGCAGAAAAAGTGGCGGCGATGGGGTTGTCGGTTGCTGAGGTTGCCTTCTACGACGCCCTGGCGAACAACCAGTCAGCACACGATCTGATGGGCGATAAGGTGCTGATGAAGATGGCACGGGAACTGGCAGAAAAACTCAGGGGCAACCTCAGCATCGACTGGCAATACAAAGAGAACGTTCGGGCACGACTGCGAACGACGATTAAGGCACTGCTCAAACGCTACAAGTATCCGCCTGATCAGGAGGCAGCAGCGATTGACTTGGTGCTCCAGCAGACCGAGATGATTTCTGAGGAGTGGTCGAAAGAGGATTTGGGGAACAAGATTCAGGCGGTTGTTGCCGATGCTTTGGAAAAGCAATTCTGA